The Poriferisphaera corsica DNA segment CGTCCACTGCCAACCAGCCGCATCTCCAAGACCGAAGCCCTCATCTTCGGCCTCGCCCTCGGCGTCCTCGGTATCGCCCTCCTCTCGCTATTCACCAACGCCGCCGCCGCACTCCTCTGCCTCTTCACTATCGTCTCCTACGTCCTCATATACACACCCCTCAAGCGTATTTCTCCCGTAGCACTCCTTGTCGGCGCTATCCCCGGTGCCATGCCCCCCGTCATCGGTTACGCCGCAGGCCTCGAAGGTTCTGGCTTCACCGTCTTCAATAACACCGGTTGGGCCGCATGGATCATCTTCGGCATCATGTTCGTCTGGCAAGTCCCTCACTTCCTCGCACTCGCCTGGATGTACCGTGATGACTACGCCAAAGCCAACATGCCCATGCTCCCCGTCATCGACCCCGACGGCTCACGCACCTTCATGCAGATCCTCATTGGATGCATCACACTCGTCCCACTCGGACTCCTCCCCACCATGATCGGCATCTCCGGCCTCGCCTACTTCTTTGCCGCACTCATCTGTGGACTCATCTTCCTCTACTACGGCTACAAAGTCGTCCGCTTCCCCTCAAGACAACACGCACGCACACTCTTTCTCGCCTCACTCGTCTACCTCCCCGTCGTCCTCCTCTTCATGCTCATCGACAAAATGTAAATCCCCCCACTCGCCTATCCACTCGCCTCTCAATCATCTATCCATCAGTTAGCCATATGACACAAACCACCATGACACAGCCCACGACCAACACCCAATCCGCCATCAGCGTGAACGCCCTCTCACATCAATACCCTCCGACCCGCAAAAGCACCGCTCCCGTTCAAGCACTCAACAACGTCTCATTCGCCATCACCCCCGGCGAAGTCTTCGGGA contains these protein-coding regions:
- the cyoE gene encoding heme o synthase; this translates as MTLAEQNITQPSIEPLDQPRSIFARRSDFIELAKVKITRMVIITAYIGYGFANDAGISNAQWYAKLFIMLLGVALACMSASVLNQLYEIDTDQLMDRTKKRPLPTSRISKTEALIFGLALGVLGIALLSLFTNAAAALLCLFTIVSYVLIYTPLKRISPVALLVGAIPGAMPPVIGYAAGLEGSGFTVFNNTGWAAWIIFGIMFVWQVPHFLALAWMYRDDYAKANMPMLPVIDPDGSRTFMQILIGCITLVPLGLLPTMIGISGLAYFFAALICGLIFLYYGYKVVRFPSRQHARTLFLASLVYLPVVLLFMLIDKM